A portion of the Podospora pseudoanserina strain CBS 124.78 chromosome 2, whole genome shotgun sequence genome contains these proteins:
- a CDS encoding hypothetical protein (COG:I; EggNog:ENOG503NWQK): MVGPPPLQGIKVLEFAGLAPGPFAGLLLSDSGASILRIDRPSSSPSPLPTPDLLTRRKKSIAVDLKSPLGIELVKSLAAKADILIDPFRPGVLEKLGLGPSVLCSLNPRLIYARMTGFRRDGKWAKMAGHDINYLAVSGSLSLLGRKNSPPTPPVNILGDFAGGGATLFQGILLALLSRATTGKGQVVEANMVDGASYLATFPRFALHTMTGSLPRGENLLDSGCPYYDCYETRDGGWMAVGALEPQFFGDLIRGLGLEGQGWEERRYDRGNWGEFRGLLERRFKERTREEWERVFEGTDACCTPVLEYGEMEREKEKKGGDQRPMVTLRETPLLGVVKGKDGDAVTHGQGEGVKGDGYRGEPLAPGEGGEELLEEWLGWKKGREFDVAGGGLVVKEKARL, from the exons ATGGTAGgcccgcctcctctccaaggCATCAAGGTGCTTGAATTCGCCGGCCTGGCTCCAG GTCCCTTTGCCGGCCTACTTCTCTCCGACTCAGGCGCCTCGATCCTCCGCATCGACaggccctcttcctcgccctctccattACCAACCCCTGACCTCCTAACCCGCCGCAAAAAGTCCATCGCCGTGGATCTCAAGTCCCCCCTCGGCATCGAACTCGTCAAGTCCCTAGCAGCAAAAGCTGACATCCTCATTGACCCGTTCCGCCCCGGTGTCCTGGAAAAGCTCGGCCTAGGCCCTTCCGTCTTATGCTCTCTAAATCCAAGATTAATCTACGCCCGCATGACCGGCTTCCGCCGCGATGGGAAATGGGCCAAAATGGCAGGCCATGACATCAACTACCTCGCTGTTTCAGGGTCGTTATCTTTGCTAGGAAGGAAGAACAGtccgccaacaccaccggtCAACATTCTGGGTGattttgctggtgggggagcCACGCTGTTCCAGGGGATACTCCTCGCGTTGCTGTCGAGGGCCACTACGGGGAAGGGACAGGTCGTGGAGGCGAATATGGTCGACGGGGCGTCGTATCTGGCTACTTTCCCGCGGTTCGCGCTGCACACCATGACTGGGTCGCtgccgaggggggagaaCTTGTTGGATAGTGGATGCCCTTACTATGATTGCTACGAGACAAGAGAcggggggtggatggcggTTGGGGCGTTGGAGCCGCAGTTTTTCGGGGATTTGAtcagggggttggggctggaggggcaagggtgggaggagaggaggtatgATAGGGGTAATTGGGGGGAGTTTAGGGgtttgttggagaggagattcaaggagaggacgagggaggagtgggagagggtgtttgAGGGGACGGATGCGTGTTGTACGCCGGTGTTGGAGTAtggtgagatggagagggaaaaggagaagaaggggggcgATCAGAGACCGATGGTCACGTTGAGGGAGACGCCacttttgggggtggtgaaagGAAAGGATGGAGATGCTGTCACGCATGgacaaggggagggagtgaaAGGAGATGGGTACAGAGGGGAGCCTCTGGCGcctggggagggtggcgaggaaCTCTTGGAAGAgtggctgggttggaagaagggaagggagtTTGATGTAGCGggtggagggttggtggtgaaggaaaaggcaaggCTGTAA
- a CDS encoding hypothetical protein (COG:O; EggNog:ENOG503P6XC) — protein sequence MSSYHLHITNKNYSSWSLRPWLLMKELSLPFEEHLHPLAPGSGYRQPQWKSFSPVCHVPCLHYHHPPSGSSDPIILWESLAIVEFLHEQFPNSRIYPDSLPARAWARSAVAEMHAGFGSIRQEMGMNVSIRVELSDEAFNEGLVKDLRRINEVWEEGLAKFGGPFLAGGEFGAVDAFFAPVVLRLGSYLGAGERFLGERAKGYMERINGLEGVREWVAAGVKEKERHEAHEVESLEGPGRKLVRDLREEEQSSGRA from the coding sequence aTGTCCTCCTACCAcctccacatcaccaacaaaaacTACTCCTCCTGGTCCCTCCGCCCCTGGCTCCTGATGAAGgagctctccctccccttcgaGGAGCACCTCCACCCGCTAGCCCCCGGCTCCGGCTACCGCCAGCCCCAGTGGAAgtccttctcccccgtctGCCACGTCCCCTGCTTgcactaccaccaccccccttctgGCTCCTCTGATCCAATCATCCTGTGGGAAtccctcgccatcgtcgAGTTCCTCCACGAGCAGTTCCCCAACAGCAGAATCTACCCCGACTCCCTACCCGCACGCGCCTGGGCACGGTCAGCAGTGGCGGAGATGCATGCCGGGTTTGGGAGCATAAGgcaggagatggggatgaatGTTTCCATTCGGGTGGAGCTGTCAGACGAAGCGTTTAacgaggggttggtgaaggacCTGAGGAGGATCAACGAggtttgggaggaagggCTAGCAAAGTTTGGGGGGCCTTTCCTTGCGGgaggggagtttggggcGGTGGATGCTTTTTTCgcgccggtggtgttgcggcTTGGGAGTTACTTGGGGGCGGGGGAAAGGTTcctgggggagagggcgaaggGGTATATGGAGAGGATCAATGGGCTGGAGGGCgtgagggagtgggttgctgctggggtgaaggagaaggagaggcatGAGGCGCATGAGgtggagagcttggaggggccggggaggaagctggtgagggatttgagggaggaggagcaaagtTCGGGGCGAGCCTGA
- a CDS encoding hypothetical protein (EggNog:ENOG503NXXQ; COG:Q) produces MNWPWFFSFWHRITFLSTASREIHTEFHPSRTVELFVKDRKPANMVFDLVSSLMRMPYVPPSFFARFLLHQFLPIPIPDTDYTNKTVIVTGGNGGLGLEAVRHFARLGARVIIACRNADSGQQARNDIQRANYHGTVEVWPLDLCSFDSVKSFCVKANTVLDRLDVLLLNAGIMAKELQTPEEGGGYESTILTNVISTFLVAFMLMPLLKQTAEQQADKAVVTVVSSEAHFLTTFKERLEPNIFGCFRNGDFDPYENYSTSKLLDLLLARELANRLDASSPAGNSKVIVNSVNPGLCRSKLFNKVPIIVNLFIGFLSLIFARSSEQGSRTLLAAAAGGRETHGKYMDAAKVAQPSSFVMSDEGKRAQKRVWEELVNILDGVEKGVSKNI; encoded by the exons ATGAATTGGCCTTGGTTTTTCAGTTTCTGGCACCGAATTACGTTTTTGTCAACAGCTTCGAGAGAGATTCATACTGAGTTTCATCCATCAAGGACAGTTGAGTTATTTGTTAAAGACAGAAAACCGGCAAACATGGTCTTTGACCTGGTATCGTCGCTTATGCGCATGCCATACGT ACCCCCATCCTTCTTCGCACGCTTCTTACTCCACCAATttctccccattcccatccctgATACGGACTACACCAACAAGACCGTCATTGTCACCGGAGGCAATGGCGGCCTTGGTCTCGAGGCTGTCCGCCACTTCGCCCGGCTCGGAGCGAGAGTGATTATTGCCTGCCGCAACGCTGACAGCGGTCAGCAAGCCAGAAATGACATCCAGCGCGCCAATTACCATGGCACAGTTGAGGTATGGCCGCTTGATCTCTGCTCTTTTGACAGCGTCAAGTCCTTCTGCGTCAAGGCCAACACGGTATTGGACAGACTGGATGTTCTCCTGCTCAATGCAGGCATCATGGCCAAGGAGCTACAGACGCccgaagaaggtggtggttatGAGAGTACAATCTTGACCAATGTCATCTCGACTTTTTTGGTGGCATTTATGTTGATGCCGTTGCTGAAGCAGACGGCCGAGCAGCAAGCGGACAAGGCTGTGGTGACAGTCGTTTCCAGTGAGGCTCACTTTTTG ACTACATTCAAGGAGCGCCTTGAGCCCAACATATTTGGATGCTTCCGAAATGGCGACTTTGATCCGTATGAGAACTACAGCACTAGTAAGCTCCTCGACCTTTTGCTGGCTCGAGAGCTCGCCAACAGACTGGACGCCTCTTCTCCAGCGGGGAACAGCAAGGTTATTGTCAACAGTGTCAACCCAGGGTTGTGCAGGTCTAAATTGTTTAATAAGGTCCCTatcatcgtcaacctcttcatTGGATTCCTCTCGCTCATCTTTGCACGATCGTCAGAGCAAGGATCGAGAACAttgctggctgctgccgctggagGACGAGAGACCCATGGCAAGTATATGGATGCCGCCAAGGTGGCTCAGCCCAGTTCTTTTGTGATGTCAGATGAGGGCAAGAGAGCCCAGAAACGGGTCTGGGAAGAGTTGGTCAACATTCTGGACggtgttgagaagggggTCAGTAAGAATATCTGA
- the VPS1 gene encoding vacuolar protein sorting-associated protein 1 (EggNog:ENOG503NU4R; COG:U), whose amino-acid sequence MTVDTQTLATPGGISDPGLIKLVNKLQDVFTTVGVNNPIDLPQIVVVGSQSSGKSSVLENIVGRDFLPRGSGIVTRRPLVLQLINRPATADSNGVDEKLAGSTDKAANTDEWGEFLHIPGQKFYDFNKIREEINRETEAKVGRNAGISPAPINLRIYSPNVLNLTLVDLPGLTRVPVGDQPRDIERQIRDMILKFIQKSNAIILAVSPANVDLANSDGLKLAREVDPEGQRTIGVLTKVDLMDEGTDVVDILAGRIIPLRLGYVPVVNRGQRDIDNKKPINAALDAEKAFFDNHKAYRNKSSYCGTPYLARKLNLILMMHIKQTLPEIKSRISNSLQKYTQELESLGPSMLGNSANIVLNIITEFTNEWRTVLDGNNTELSSNELSGGARISFVFHELYSNGIKAVDPFDHVKDVDIRTILYNSSGSSPALFVGTTAFELIVKQQIKRLEEPSLKCASLVYDELVRILTNLLSKQLYRRYPGLKEKIHAVVISFFKKAMEPTNKLVKDLVAMEACYVNTGHPDFLNGHRAMAIVNEKHNPSRPVQVDPKTGKPLANTPRAASPTLVASADGDSNNSGFFGSFFAAKNKKKAAAMEPPPPTLKASGTLSERENIEVEVIKLLISSYFNIVKRTMIDMVPKAIMLNLVSFTKEEMQKELLENMYRQSELDDLLKESDYTIRRRKECQQMVESLGRASEIVSQVQ is encoded by the exons ATGACGGTCGACACACAAACGCTGGCCACCCCCGGCGGTATTTCCGACCCTGGCCTCATCAA GCTGGTCAACAAGCTTCAAGATGTCTTCACCACCGTTGGTGTCAACAACCCTATCGATCTCCCACAAATAGTCGTCGTTGGCAGTCAGTCGAGCGGCAAGAGTTCCGTATTAGAAAATATCGTCGGTCGTGACTT TCTCCCTCGTGGTTCCGGTATCGTCACTCGTCGACCGCTTGTACTGCAGCTTATCAACCGGCCTGCGACGGCTGACTCTAATGGCGTCGATGAGAAGCTTGCCGGTAGCACCGACAAGGCCGCCAACACGGACGAGTGGGGCGAGTTCCTGCACATCCCCGGCCAAAAGTTCTACGACTTCAACAAGATCCGCGAGGAGATCAACCGAGAGACTGAGGCCAAGGTGGGCCGGAATGCCGGCATCTCACCTgcccccatcaaccttcgCATCTATTCGCCCAATGTCCTGAACCTTACCCTGGTCGATTTGCCCGGCCTGACAAGAGTGCCCGTCGGTGATCAGCCGCGAGATATCGAGAGACAGATTCGTGACATGATCCTCAAGTTTATTCAGAAGTCAAATGCCATTATCCTGGCCGTCTCGCCTGCCAACGTCGATTTGGCCAACTCGGATGGTCTCaagttggcgagggaggtggacCCTGAGGGTCAGAGAACGATCGGTGTGCTTACCAAGGTTGATTTGATGGACGAGGGAACTGATGTAGTGGATATTCTTGCGGGCCGCATCATTCCCTTGAGACTTGGCTACGTCCCCGTCGTGAACCGTGGTCAAAGGGATATTGACAACAAGAAGCCCATCAACGCCGCCCTCGACGCTGAAAAGGCCTTTTTCGACAACCACAAGGCTTATCGTAACAAGAGCTCTTACTGCGGCACACCCTATCTTGCCCGCAAGCTCAACCTTATTCTTATGATGCACATCAAGCAAACGCTTCCAGAGATTAAGAGCCGTATCTCAAACTCTCTTCAAAAGTACACACAGGAGCTCGAGTCCCTTGGCCCATCGATGCTGGGCAACAGCGCCAACATTGTGCTGAACATTATCACCGAGTTTACCAACGAATGGCGAACGGTTTTGGACGGCAACAATACCGAGCTTTCGAGCAATGAGCTGTCAGGCGGTGCCAGAATCAGCTTTGTCTTCCATGAGCTTTACTCGAACGGTATCAAGGCGGTTGACCCCTTTGACCATGTCAAGGATGTCGACATTCGCACCATTCTCTACAACTCGTCTggctcctccccagcactcTTTGTCGGCACTACAGCATTTGAGCTTATTGTGAAGCAACAGATCAAGCGGTTGGAAGAGCCAAGCTTGAAGTGTGCTTCGCTGGTCTATGACGAGCTTGTGCGCATTCTTACGAACCTGCTTAGCAAGCAGCTCTACCGCCGCTACCCAGGactgaaggagaagatccACGCCGTAGTTATCTCGTTCTTCAAGAAGGCCATGGAGCCGACCAACAAGCTGGTGAAGGACTTGGTCGCCATGGAAGCGTGTTACGTCAATACGGGACACCCCGACTTCCTGAACGGCCACCGC GCTATGGCGATTGTCAACGAAAAGCACAACCCTTCCAGGCCTGTTCAGGTGGACCCCAAGACGGGCAAGCCTCTGGCGAACACGCCCAGAgccgccagcccaacactTGTGGCCTCGGCGGATGGTGATTCCAACAACAGCGGTTTCTTTGGCAGCTTCTTTGCcgccaagaacaagaagaaggcggccgCCATGGAGCCCCCACCGCCCACTCTCAAGGCCTCTGGCACTTTGTCAGAGCGGGAGAACATCGAGGTCGAAGTCATCA AGCTGCTGATTTCCTCATACTTCAACATTGTCAAGCGCACCATGATCGACATGGTGCCGAAGGCTATCATGCTGAACCTTGTCAGCTTCACAAAGGAAGAAATGCAGAAAGAGCTTCTCGAGAACATGTACCGGCAGAGCGAGCTTGACGACCTCCTCAAAGAGAGCGATTACACGATTCGGAGGCGGAAGGAGTGCCAGCAAATGGTGGAAAGTCTTGGGCGGGCCAGTGAGATTGTTAGCCAGGTTCAATGA
- the GRX5 gene encoding monothiol glutaredoxin grx5 (COG:O; EggNog:ENOG503P2U5): MFARTILSRQLLRPAFAAPAAARTSFLTSIQARFLSDQTRQAIDKAVSSAPVVLFMKGTPETPQCGFSRASIQVLGMQGVDPAKFAAFNVLEDNELRQGIKEYSDWPTIPQLYIDKEFVGGCDIIVSMHQSGELAKLLEEKKVLAVEAEAAEEEAKKE, encoded by the exons ATGTTTGCTAGAACGATCCTCTCGAGG CAACTCCTCCGCCCGGCCTTTgccgccccagcagcagcccgcacctccttcctcacctcgaTACAAGCCCGTTTCCTCTCGGACCAGACAAGACAAGCGATCGACAAGGCCGTCTCCTCGGCGCCCGTGGTCCTCTTCATGAAGGGCACCCCCGAGACGCCCCAGTGCGGCTTCTCGAGGGCGTCGATCCAGGTGCTGGGCATGCAGGGGGTGGACCCGGCCAAGTTTGCGGCGTTTAACGTTTTGGAGGACAATGAGCTGAGGCAGG GAATCAAGGAGTACAGCGACTGGCCCACCATTCCCCAGCTCTACATCGATAAGGAGTTCGTCGGCGGCTGCGACATCATCGTTTCCATGCACCAGAGCGGCGAGCTGGcgaagctgctggaggagaagaaggttttGGCTGTGGAAgctgaggctgctgaggaggaggccaagaaggagtGA
- the MRF1 gene encoding Peptide chain release factor 1, mitochondrial (EggNog:ENOG503NX8M; COG:J) — protein sequence MLAAPWVCRSCVRSLRRIGFSQQFLRRASTDSFKLPPALLDRARFLTAEHDQLTAQLADNFDEKIAKRAGEVHRIAEAFKKFEHAKASLRELEGLLKSDDAEMREMAQEDLAATNEQLAESSRNLSVALTPKHPFADMPCLIEVVPGPGGTEGRFFADSVFKMYQAYCANKGFRTKVVQYLAADSTGEKGGDGETALQEAVLEVMEEGAYAHFRGEAGMHRVQRVPATEKSGRTHTSAVAVWVLPSFAENATASDGDWDNPESDFYIDPAEVKSEKMRASGAGGQHVNKTESAIRLTHIPTGITVSMQDSRSQHTNRADAWRLLRSRIAQKRREAREEAARALRSSVLSSAQLTRGDKIRTYNYGQDRCTDHRAGLDVHNLPDVLRGGDTLGKVIDAVHGWLAEKDIQALLADEEAAAAAANATGKGKKGK from the exons ATGTTGGCGGCACCATGGGTGTGTCGAAGCTGCGTGCGATCGCTCAGGCGAATCGGCTTTTCGCAGCAGTTTCTACGGAGGGCTAGCACAG ACTCCTTCAAGcttcctccagctctccTCGACCGCGCAAGATTTCTTACCGCCGAACACGATCAATTGACGGCACAACTAGCTGACAACTTTGACGAGAAGATTGCAAAGCGTGCAGGCGAAGTCCACAGGATCGCAGAGGCCTTCAAGAAGTTCGAGCATGCCAAGGCTTCTCTccgggagctggaggggctCTTGAAGTCAGACGATGCTGAAATGCGGGAGATGGCGCAAGAGGACCTCGCGGCTACCAATGAGCAGCTGGCTGAGTCGAGTCGGAATCTGTCCGTGGCTTTGACTCCCAAGCATCCCTTCGCCGACATGCCGTGCCTCATTGAAGTCGTCCCTGGGCCAGGAGGAACCGAAGGTCGCTTCTTTGCCGACTCGGTATTCAAGATGTACCAAGCATATTGCGCCAATAAAGGCTTCCGCACAAAGGTTGTACAGTACTTGGCCGCCGACAGTACCGGCGAaaagggaggtgatggggagacAGCCCTTCAGGAAGCTGTACttgaggtgatggaggagggagcgTATGCCCACTTCCGTGGTGAAGCGGGCATGCATCGGGTTCAGCGTGTCCCGGCGACGGAGAAGAGTGGAAGGACTCATACGAGTGCTGTAGCCGTCTGGGTGCTGCCCTCTTTCGCTGAGAACGCCACAGCCTCTGATGGTGATTGGGACAACCCGGAGAGTGACTTCTACATCGACCCGGCCGAGGTGAAATCTGAAAAGATGCGAGCCAGCGGAGCAGGAGGACAGCACGTCAACAAAACCGAGTCTGCTATTCGGTTGACGCACATTCCCACGGGCATCACCGTCAGCATGCAGGATTCTCGTTCACAACACACCAATCGAGCCGATGCCTGGAGGTTACTTCGATCAAGAATTGCACAGAAAAGGCGTGAGGCCAGAGAAGAGGCCGCTAGGGCACTAAGAAGCAGCGTGTTGTCATCAGCGCAGCTTACACGGGGCGATAAAATCAGAACCTACAACTATGGCCAGGACAGATGTACCGACCATAGGGCCGGGCTTGACGTCCACAATCTACCAGATGTGCTCAGGGGTGGTGACACCCTGGGTAAGGTGATTGATGCTGTCCATGGCTGGCTCGCCGAGAAGGATATCCAGGCCTTGCTGGCAGATGAGGaagccgctgctgctgctgcgaacGCCACTGGTaaagggaagaaagggaaataA
- the WRS1 gene encoding tryptophan--tRNA ligase (EggNog:ENOG503NTXH; COG:J; BUSCO:EOG092624KK), which yields MAETANAVALNESQVPEVPAEAAAQGSKQTVDPWNVQGEVGADGQIKAINYDKLIEEFGTKKIDEELLARFERVTGKKPHHFLRRGIVFSHRDFELILDRYERNEPFFLYTGRGPSSDSIHVGHCTPFMFTKWLQDTFDVPLVIMLTDDEKYLFSEKRTIEEVQGYCDSNIRDIISMGFDPNKTFIFSDYDYVGGAFYRQITRLAKHITLNQARAIFGFNDSSNIGKIHFGSIQGAAAFANSFPHIFGEDEKKTVGIPCLIPCAVDQDPYFRATRDVAARLTYQGVRFAKPSLIHSLFLPALQGPGTKMSASIDSSAIFMTDTPNQIKNKVNKYAFSGGKVSVEEHRAVGGDTDVDVAYQYLRFFLEDDEELEKIRVAYSKGELLTGELKALCIKELQTFVAAFQERRAKVDDAAVKQFTDIRPLTWMGNPKVPKADIVVPKLEGAEGAEGGDGKLTKNQLKKLEKQRQIEAKKAQKAKEKEGSAAA from the exons ATGGCCGAAACCGCCAATGCCGTGGCTCTCAATGAGTCCCAAGTCCCCGAAGTCCCGGCCGAAGCCGCTGCCCAAGGGTCCAAGCAGACAGTTGACCCTTGGAACGTTCAAGGGGAGGTCGGCGCAGACGGCCAGATCAAGGCAATCAACTACGACAAGCTGATTGAGGAGTTTGGCACCAAGAAGATTGACGAGGAGCTCCTCGCCAGGTTCGAGCGCGTAACAGGGAAGAAGCCACACCATTTCCTCCGCAGAGGCATCGTCTTTTCGCATCGCGACTTCGAGCTTATTCTCGACCGATACGAGCGCAATGAGCCATTCTTTCTGTACACTGGACGTGGGCCCTCGAGCGACTCCATCCATGTTGGACACTGCACGCCCTTTATGTTTACAAAAT GGCTTCAGGATACCTTTGACGTTCCT CTTGTAATCATGTTGACGGACGACGAAAAGTACCTGTTCTCGGAGAAGCGCACAATTGAGGAAGTTCAAGGGTACTGCGACAGCAATATTCGGGACATTATCAGCATGGGCTTTGACCCAAACAAGACATTCATTTTCTCTGAT TACGACTACGTTGGCGGCGCATTCTATCGCCAAATCACGCGGTTAGCGAAGCACATCACGCTCAACCAAGCGCGTGCCATTTTCGGCTTCAACGACTCCTCCAATATTGGCAAGATTCACTTTGGAAGTATTCAGGGTGCTGCTGCCTTTGCCAACAGCTTCCCTCACATTTTCGGTGAGGACGAAAAGAAGACCGTCGGCATCCCATGCTTGAT TCCATGTGCCGTTGATCAGGACCCATATTTCAGAG CGACCCGTGATGTTGCCGCCAGACTTACCTACCAGGGGGTGCGGTTTGCGAAGCCGTCCCTGATCCATTCTTTGTTCTTGCCAGCCCTCCAGGGGCCAGGCACGAAGATG TCTGCCTCGATTGATTCCAGCGCCATCTTCATGACCGACACTCCCAACCAGATCAAGAACAAGGTTAACAAATACGCCTTCAGTGGTGGCAAGGTGTCCGTCGAGGAGCACCGCGCAGTGGGAGGTGACACAGACGTAGACGTTGCCTACCAGTACCTCCGCTTCTTCCTcgaggatgacgaagaaCTTGAGAAGATCCGGGTCGCCTACTCTAAGGGCGAGCTCCTCACGGGTGAGCTCAAGGCGCTTTGCATCAAGGAGCTCCAGACTTTCGTCGCGGCGTTCCAGGAGAGGAGAGCCAAGGTCGACGATGCAGCTGTCAAGCAATTCACCGACATCAGACCTCTCACCTGGATGGGCAACCCCAAAGTACCCAAGGCCGATATTGTGGTGCCGAAACTAGAAGGTGCTGAGggtgccgagggcggtgatgggaAACTCACAAAGAACCAAttgaagaagctggaaaAGCAGAGACAgatagaggcgaagaaggcccagaaggccaaggagaaggagggttCTGCCGCTGCTTAG
- a CDS encoding hypothetical protein (COG:E; MEROPS:MER0094876; EggNog:ENOG503NVWF) produces MVLTTASVFPSKGGHQFMPWPSRRSVVHSTKGVVACSQPLAARCGLEILRKGGNAADAAVAVAAGINMTEPCQTGIGGDMFCLFYDAKTKKVSALNGSGRAGGKCTLETIRGSLGLGGADEEGKIPMSSVHAVTVPGAAAGWVDTVERFGSGKLSLEDILGPAIQLGEEGFPVHEQTATIWAQGEQSLRDASPNFREMLKADPNAPDGVRAPKAGDIIKLPNLAKTFRALAAEGKKGFYTGRIAEEIVKVTTSLGGHLTLEDLEHHLTTGSEPVEPISLKFTGQGAGKAENAGIEVWEHPPNGQGIVALMALGILQQLELSGKIPTWTEKDHNTAPYLHAIIESLRIAFSDANWFLADPNVSDVPTAGLLSPEYLSERAKLFSPTKSTPELIPHGSPALRSSDTVYFAVSDSEGNAISFINSNYGGFGTGIIPAGCGFTLQNRGANFSLDPKHPNVLAPRKRPYHTIIPGLVTNINDGSLHSVFGVMGGFMQPQGHVQTLLGQIVGGLNPQQALDAPRVCIGAGMPENGKVYDMRVYVEEGMPEETIRGLEELGHQVTLVRATPGDKWQSRSLFGRGQIIRWTVDSVEENRGVWSAGSDMRGDGGAYPA; encoded by the exons atGGTTCTTACCACAGCGTCGGTTTTTCCTTCCAAGGGTGGGCATCAGTTCATGCCTTGGCCTTCCCGGCGCAGTGTGGTTCATAGCACcaagggggttgttgcttgCTCTCAGCCCTTGGCGGCGAGGTGCGGGTTGGAGATtttgagaaagggggggaatgcTGCT gatgctgctgtggcggTCGCTGCGGGGATTAACATGACCGAGCCATGCCAGACGGGCATTGGAGGGGATATGTTTTGTCTGTTTTACGACGCCAAAACGAAAAAGGTGTCGGCGTTGAACGGCTCGGGGAGGGCAGGCGGGAAATGCACGCTTGAGACAATCagagggagtttggggttgggtggagcggatgaggaggggaagattcCGATGAGTAGTGTCCATGCTGTTACTGTGcctggggcggcggcggggtgggTTGATACTGTTGAGAGGTTTGGGAGTGGAAAGCTGAGTTTGGAGGATATTTTGGGACCGGCGATAcagctgggggaggaggggttccCGGTTCATGAGCAGACGGCTACCATT TGGGCTCAAGGAGAGCAATCGCTTCGAGATGCCTCTCCCAACTTTAGGGAGATGTTAAAGGCTGATCCAAACGCCCCTGATGGTGTCAGAGCTCCCAAAGCAGGGGACATCATCAAGCTTCCCAACCTGGCCAAAACATTCCGTGCCCTCGCCGCAGAAGGCAAAAAGGGGTTCTATACCGGCCGTATTGCAGAAGAAATCGTCAaagtcaccacctccctcggtGGCCACCTCACCCTGGAAGACCTGGAGCACCATCTCACCACCGGCTCCGAGCCCGTCGagcccatctccctcaagtTCACCGGCCAAGGCGCCGGCAAAGCAGAAAACGCCGGTATAGAAGTATGGGAACACCCCCCCAACGGCCAAGGCATCGTCGCCCTCATGGCCTTGGGAATTCTCCAACAACTCGAACTCTCGGGTAAGATCCCAACCTGGACAGAAAAAGACCACAACACCGCCCCGTACCTCCACGCCATCATTGAATCTCTTCGCATCGCCTTCTCCGACGCAAACTGGTTCCTTGCCGACCCCAACGTCAGCGACGTCCCTACCGCTGGTCTGTTGTCTCCAGAGTACCTCTCCGAAAGAGCCAAATTATTCTCGCCCACCAAGTCCACACCCGAGCTCATCCCCCATGGCTCTCCCGCCCTCCGATCCTCAGACACGGTTTACTTTGCCGTCTCCGACAGCGAAGGCAACGCAATCTCCTTTATCAACTCCAACTACGGCGGTTTCGGCACGGGCATCATCCCCGCCGGGTGTGGTTtcaccctccaaaaccgGGGCGCGAACTTTTCTCTCGATCCCAAGCATCCCAACGTTCTTGctccgaggaagaggccgtATCATACCATTATTCCCGGTTTGGTGACCAACATCAACGATGGGAGCTTGCACAGTGTTTTTGGAGTCATGGGCGGGTTCATGCAGCCGCAGGGACATGTCCAGACGCTGCTGGGGCAGATTGTTGGGGGACTGAACCCCCAGCAGGCGTTGGATGCGCCGAGGGTTTGTATCGGGGCGGGGATGCCCGAGAATGGAAAGGTGTATGATATGCGGGTgtatgttgaggaggggatgCCCGAGGAGACGATCAGgggcttggaggagctgggacATCAGGTTACCCTTGTCAGGGCTACGCCGGGGGACAAGTGGCAGTCTAGGTCGCTGTTTGGGCGTGGGCAGATTATTCGGTGGACGGTGGATAGTGTAGAGGAGAACAGGGGAGTTTGGTCGGCGGGTAGTGACAtgaggggtgatgggggtgctTATCCTGCTTAG